tggaatttggcctttctatttcaacagacttcgcagccgattcttagcgtactttTTGCCCCTCCAAAAGATTTGTGGGAGTGCCATGACCtcccaatattttggcaactggaataaatattagaaaatataaaaaaaaaatcttttgataTTATTGCCAATGTTATGAATTTTTAGTCTCTAGCGCTAAAAAAATTGACAAGAACTTTTTGTTTGCGCACTAATactagtaaaaataataaatgctcttacggccttctgaaaaatcaaccgagaatttgtACATGAACTACACGTCGAAATAGCTAGGAATATGATTTATATGATAAAGAAcatcaaattgaaattttgcttcacaTATTCTATTCCATTACttattttttggtaatttttttgcTCCTATCTGAGTAGTAATGAGCATGAGTGTGTATTATTATGACACCTTGTTGGTTGACAGTTGACATTGACAGATTTTAACATTTCTTGCTTTCTTTCCTTCCGACATCTTGAACTACGTTAAACACGCGTTTTTCGGGTGTAAAGAAATTAAATTGTAAGTTTTGAAGATTGTAGCCAAAAATAGGTTCTTTCTAAgttgaatttaaaaccatttctctgAACTATCATATATCAACAAAGattcgtgttttttttagcGAGATGAAACTGAATCGAAATGTTTCCTCATCGCGGCGTAAGAGCCGAAAGCGCCATTTCCAGGCCCCGTCGCACATCCGAAGGAAGTTGATGTCGGCTCCACTTTCCAAGGAACTAAAACAAAAGTACACAGTACGTTCTATGCCAATTCGCAAAGATGATGAAGTGCAGGTTGTCCGCGGACACTACAAGGGCAATCAGGTTGGTAAGGTAGTGCAGGTGTACCGTAAGAAATTTGTCGTATATATCGAACGAATTCAACGCGAGAAGGCCAACGGAACCAATGTGTATGTCGGTGTACATCCATCCAAATGTCTAATCGTTAAGCTGAAAATGGACAAAGATCGGAAGAAGATATTGGACCGCCGTGCGAGTGGACGTCGTGCGGCTCTGGCCAAGGACAAGGGCAAGTACACCGAAGAATCGGCTGCCGCCTCCGCGATGGAAACCAGTTCGTAATCCTGAAATGTGTACTATGCAGCGGGTGCGAATTTTTTGAGCTGTTGCATCTTAAGAAGTTAAACAATAAACTAAGAGAAATCTAAAATTTTTGGTATGTTCTTAGTATCCGAGGCCGAAGAAGCTCTTTGTTATGCTATGGAAATAGATTTTTGCTGATAATTGTCTTTTGTTTATAGTTCAGAATTTtattagttttgtttagttttctgtatataaaaaaatttctgccGGAGGCTGGTTTGTAGAATTTTAATTATGTGAACTCTAGTCTACTGGTAATCAAAAtactgaatttttttatttgatcctCTATTAATCGTTTCGATATCGTGTTTTGAGAATTCATCAATATAAATCTCAGTGAACCATTTTTGTTGTTGGGTCTCGACTGTCCGATACTACAGAAGAAGACAACATTGACGTTCGATGATGAGCTCAAATTGAATCTAATCTCGATTATTTGAAACCACCATTAGAACCTCGATGTGTATGTTGATTTTAGTTTCCATAGATCTTAACCATTAAATTAAGAGATTTCTTGTGGATCGACTATTATCACACCTGAGAATGAAAACTAATATGCTTCCAACAGTTGGGAATTTCGAGATTTGGGTAAGACGAAAAATGTCCAATACGCGTATGTACATGAACTGtggtaccaaaaaaaaaaaggatttgTGATCATTATGAATTCTTAAAATTGTTTAAGaatgatgaatttatttcaaGAAATGCAATTCTTTGAGAACGATGAAGAGTTATAAAATTCACTATTCGAAATGGTATATCCTGGAACATATTGTATGGTATTGAATGTAAGGTATTCGATACGAACATTGTATTAACGTCTGAACTCGCATAAGTTTTCATCAATTTCTTTTTTCTATATGACAGAGTTTTCAATTACCATTGATATTAGTTGAATGCTCTATTTTAAGTACTAGCTATATTAAACGTTAATGACAAGAATCACATACAGAGTAGGATTATTGATTTTCCCACTGGGACTAGATATATATTTACACATCATACGCTCGTTGGCAGTGTTGTGCTCTACCAAACATTGATTTCAAATGCTCTTCTTATATAGACATTCGCTTCAAACTTAATGTACTGGTAATGATATCAGCTGGATGATAACCCTGATCCAAAAGAAATTCATTTTCATGATTCATAAAACTGTTTCCTCCCAAACAGGTACAAGAGCAAACAGAAGTGTCTTCATCCTCTATTTCAGAACAATAGTTCAGATTGGCACACGATAACAGCTTTCCTGTGGATTCGCATTCGTAGTTTAGTCCGTCTACTGATGATTGCATCTCAGCCTCTTCGCGACGGATATCTTCTGCGTTCCTATAAGTTGGAAGATAGATGAATAGATTTTTGCTTAATACTAGCATGTATGAAAGTGTAATTCTTACATTGTCATAAACCGTAGTACCAGTAAATTTATGCTGGCAGCCAC
This genomic window from Malaya genurostris strain Urasoe2022 chromosome 1, Malgen_1.1, whole genome shotgun sequence contains:
- the LOC131438004 gene encoding large ribosomal subunit protein uL24, yielding MKLNRNVSSSRRKSRKRHFQAPSHIRRKLMSAPLSKELKQKYTVRSMPIRKDDEVQVVRGHYKGNQVGKVVQVYRKKFVVYIERIQREKANGTNVYVGVHPSKCLIVKLKMDKDRKKILDRRASGRRAALAKDKGKYTEESAAASAMETSS